A genomic region of Arvicola amphibius chromosome X, mArvAmp1.2, whole genome shotgun sequence contains the following coding sequences:
- the LOC119805179 gene encoding ADP-ribosylation factor-like protein 5A, translated as MGILFTRIWRLFNHQEHKVIIVGLDNAGKTTILYQFSMNEVVHTSSTIGSNVEEIVVNNTRFLMWDIGGQESLRSSWNTYYTNTEFVIVVVDSTDRERISVTREELYKMLAHEDLRKAGLLIFANKQDVKECMTVAEISQFLKLTSIKDHQWHIQACCALTGEGLCQGLEWMMSRLKIR; from the coding sequence ATGGGAATTCTCTTCACCCGGATCTGGAGGCTGTTCAATCACCAGGAGCACAAAGTTATCATTGTTGGGCTGGATAATGCGGGGAAAACCACCATCCTTTACCAGTTTTCCATGAATGAAGTTGTACATACATCCTCCACAATAGGAAGTAACGTGGAAGAGATCGTGGTTAATAATACCCGTTTCCTGATGTGGGATATTGGTGGTCAAGAGTCTCTTCGTTCTTCCTGGAACACTTATTATACTAACACTGAGTTTGTAATAGTTGTTGtggacagcacagacagagagaggatttCTGTAACTAGAGAAGAGCTCTACAAAATGCTAGCCCATGAGGATCTAAGAAAAGCCGGATTGCTGATTTTTGCCAATAAACAAGATGTTAAAGAATGCATGACGGTAGCAGAGATCTCCCAGTTTTTGAAGCTAACGTCTATAAAAGACCACCAGTGGCATATCCAAGCATGCTGCGCTCTTACTGGCGAGGGATTATGCCAAGGTCTTGAGTGGATGATGTCACGGCTGAAGATCAGATGA